The genomic stretch GTGCTGCGGGAGGAGGACGGGCGGGGCGGATCCGCCTTCGTGCACGAGCGGTTGGGGGCGGGTGACAAGGTCGAGGTGCGCGGGCCGCGCAATCACTTCGCCCTCCGCCCAGCCCACCGCTACCGTTTCATCGCCGGTGGCATCGGCATCACCCCGATCCTGCCCATGCTCGCCGCGGCGGAGGCGGCGGGCGCCGAGTGGACCCTGCTCTACGGCGGCCGCACGCGCGCCTCGATGGCGTTCACCGAGGAACTCCGCCGCTACGGCGACCGCGTGACCCTCGCGCCCCAGGACGAGACGGGGCTGTTGGATCTGCCGTCGGTGCTCGACGATCTCCCGGACGGCACCCTCGTCTACTGCTGCGGTCCGGGGCCACTCCTGGACGCGGTGGAGGCCGCCACTCCCGCCGGAGTTCTCCACGTCGAGCGGTTCCAGGCGAAGGAACAACAGGCCGACCAGGACACCGAGTTCGAGGTCGTCCTCGCGCAGAGCGGCCGTACTCTCACCGTCCCGCCCGGCGTCTCCGTACTCGACAGCGTGCGCGCCGCCGGGGTCGAGGTGCTGTACTCCTGCACCGAGGGCACCTGCGGCACCTGTGAGACCGATGTCGTCGAGGGCACCCCGGACCACCGGGACTCGGTGCTGACGGAGGCCGAGCGGGCGGCCGGGGACACCATGCTCATCTGTGTGTCCCGGTGCCGGGGGAAGAGGCTCGTGCTGGACCTGTGATCCGGAGGTCGGCCTCGATCCGGGCGACCGTGTCCAGCAGCGGCGGCAGCAGGTCACGGCGCACGGATTCAAGGGAGTTCCGGCCCGCGTGCACCGCGATGTTCACCGCCGCCGTCACCTCGCCGCCCCGGTCCCGCACCGGGGCGGCGATCGAGCGCAGGCCCAGCTCCAGTTCCTGGTCGACGATCGCGTAGCCCTGGCGGCGCACGCGGCGCAGCTCGGCCCGCAGGGCGTCCAGCGTCGTCATCGTGCGCGGGGTCAGCGGGGTCAGGTCGGCGCGTGACAGGCGGGTGTCGATCTCCTCGTCCGGCAGGTCCGCGAGGATCACCCGGCCCACCGAGGTGACGTGGGCCGGGAAGCGGGTGCCCACCGTGATGGCCGCGGTCATGATGCGGCTGGTCGGCACCCGGGCCACGTACACGATGTCGTCGCCGTCCAGGACGCACAGGGACGACGACTCCCGTATGCGGCCGACGAGTTGCTCCAGATGCGGTTCGGCCAGCTCGGGCAGGGTGAAACTGGAGAGGTAGGAGTAGCCGAGCTCCAGGACGCGCGGGGTGAGTCTGAACTGGCGTCCGTCCTGGTGGACATAGCCGAGGTCGGCCAGGGTCAGCAGCAGTCGGCGGGCGGCCGCGCGGGTCAGTCCGCAGTCGCGGGCGACGTCGGAGAGCGTACGGGTGGGGTGCTCGGCGTCGAAGGAACGGACGACGGCGAGGCCGTGCGCGAAGGAGTTCACGAAGTGGCGTCCGCGGCCCGGCTCGGGCATCATCGCCTCCTGTTGCGGAAACTGTGTCAACAATTTTGTCAGCGAAACTGGCTGACCTGATCGGTACAGGCTTCTACCTTCCCGCTGAGCGCATTTGAGCACTACTGTGCGGTCAGCGCACAGCCTGTCGGAACACCGTTGTCTGCACAGGAGGAGTCATGCGTCGTCTGCTCGCCGGTCTCGCGGCAAGCACATTCCTGTTCGCCCTGACGGCCTGCGGCTCGTCCGACGACGGTGACACGTCGGACGACGGGGCGGGATCGCCGGGCGGCGTCACGACCGTCACCGTGGGGCTCATCCCCATCGTCGACGTCGCGCCCCTCTACCTCGGCCAGGAGAAGGGCTTCTACGAAAAGCAGGGCCTGAAGCTGAAGTTGACGACCGCTCAGGGCGGGGCAGCGATCGTGCCGGCCGTGGTCAGCGGGCAGTACCAGTTCGGGTTCAGCAACATGACCTCGCTGATGATCGCCCAGTCCAACAACGTGCCGGTCAAGGCCATCTCCAACGGCATCGCCTCAACCGGCCAGGACGGCAAGGACTTCGGGGCACTGACCGTCAAGGGCGACAGCGCACTGAAGTCGCCGAAGGAGCTCGCGGGCAAGAAGGTCGCCGTCAACACGCTCAAGAACATCAACGAGACCGCGGTGCGCGAGTCGGTGCGCAAGGCGGGCGGTGACCCGGACCAAGTGCAGTTCGTCGAGCTGGCCTTCGACCAGATGCCCGCCGCGCTGGACGCCGGGCAGATCGACGCGGCCATGGTGGTCGAACCGGCGCTCGCCACGATCAAGAGCCAGGGCGGGCGCGAGATCGCCTCCTCGCTGGTCGACGTGGCCCCGAACCTGACGGTGGCGATGTACTTCACCTCCACGCAGTACGGGCAGGAGAACCCGGAGGTGGTGAAGAAGTTCCAGGACGCCACCGCAGAGTCCCTCGCCTACGCCGACGCCCATCCGGACGAGGTCCGCCAGATCGTCACCACGTACACCAAGATTCCGCCCGCGGTGCTGGAGCAGGTGACCCTGCCGAAGTGGCCGGCCGACGCGAACCGCGCCTCCATCGAGAAGCTGATGCAACTCGGCGAGCAGGACGGGCTGTTCAAGACGACCCCGGACCTGGACAAGCTGCTCTCGTGAGGGGCCTGAACGCCATGCTCGGCGCGGCCGGGCTCGCGGTCTTCCTCGCTCTGGGCGAGGCGGTGCCGCGGCTCGGCCTGGTCAAGGAGGAGTACTTCCCGCCGACCAGCCGGATCGCCGACGCCTTCGGGACCGAACTCGCCGACTCCGCCTTCTGGTCGGCGCTCGGCGACACCCTCGCCGGCTGGGCGCTGGGCCTCGCCGTGGCCTCCTGCGCGGGCATCGTGGCGGGGGTGCTGATCGCCGTGGTGCCGTACCTCCGCGAAGCCACCGCCTCCACCATCGAGTTCCTCCGCCCGATCCCCTCCGTCGCCCTGATCCCGCTCGCCGTCCTGCTGTACGGCACGGAACTGCGCTCGGTCCTCCTGCTGGTCGTGTACGCCGCGTTCTGGCAGGTACTGATCCAGGTCCTGTACGGCGTCCAGGACGTGGACCCGGTCGCCGACGAGACGGCGCGGTCGTACGGTCTCGGCACCTGGGCCCGGATCCGGCATGTCCTGTGGCCGACCGCGCTGCCGTACGTCATGACCGGGGTACGGCTCGCCGCCTCGGTGGCGCTGATCCTCGCCGTGACCGCCGAACTCGTCATCGGTGCCCCGGGGTTGGGGGCGCGGATCGCCGTCGCGCAGACCTCGCAGGCGGTGCCGGAGATGTACGCGCTGATCGTGGTCACCGGGCTGCTGGGGCTGCTGATCAACGTGGGCGCGCGCACGGTGGAGCGGTGGGCGCTGGCCTGGCATCAGTCGGTGCGCGGGGAGGTGGCGGTGTGAGGCTGCTGCTGATGCGGCTCGTGTTCGTGCTCGCGCTGCCCGCCGTGCTGGTGGGCGTGTGGTGGCTGGCGTCGGACGACAGTACGGACGTGTACTGGCCACCGCTGCGGACCATCCTGGAGACCTTCCCGGATGTCTGGACCGGCGACCGGCTCAGGGACGACGTACTGCCCAGCGTCCTCCGGCTGACCGGCGGTTACGCCCTGGCGGCCGTGGTGGGTGTCGGGCTCGGCATGGTCATCGGTTCGTACCGGCGGGTGCGCGCGGTGTGCGAGCCGGTGCTGGAGTTCCTGCGGGCGGTGCCGCCGCCGGTTCTGGTGCCGGTCATCATGCTGTTCGCGGGCATCGGCGACACCATGAAGATCACGGTGATCGCGAGCGGCTGTGTGTGGCCGATCCTGCTCAACACCGTCGAGGGCGTGCGCGCGGTCGATCCGGTGATGGCGGAGACGGCCCGCAGTTACGGGGTCAAGGGCACGGCGCGGCTGCGGCATGTGGTGCTGCGATCGGCGAGTCCGCAGATCTTCGCGGGGCTGCGTCAGGCGCTGTCCATCGGCATCATCCTGATGGTCATCAGCGAGATGTTCGCCGCCAGCAACGGGCTGGGCTTCACCATCGTGCAGTTCCAGCGCAGTTTCGCGATCCCCGACATGTGGACCGGGATCCTGGTCCTCGGTCTGCTGGGCTTCGCGCTGTCGGTCGTGTTCCAACTCGTCGAACGGCGGGTGCTGGCCTGGTATCACGGCCTGCGCGCCGCCACCCGGCGGTCACCGTGAGCCTCGTGAACCCCGTGAACCTCGCGAAAGGGCAACCCATGCTCGACGTCCGCGGCCTGAGGAAGGTCTACGAGGGATCAGGCCGGCGCGTGGAGGCGGTGCGCGATCTGACCTTCACCGTCGACGCGGGTGAACTCGCCTGTCTGGTCGGCCCGTCGGGCTGCGGCAAGACGACCCTGCTGAAGTGCATGGGCGGACTGCTCGCCCCGTCCGGCGGTGAAGTGCTGCTGGAGGGCAGCCGGGTGACCGGCCCGCCGCCCGGGATGGCCTTCGTGTTCCAGGAGTACGGGCGCAGCCTGTTCCCCTGGATGCGGGTCGGGCAGAACGTCGAACTCCCTCTGAAGCAGAAGGACTTGGACAAGGGACGGCGCCGGGAGCTGGTGCGGGACGCGCTGGCGTCGGTCGGGCTCGCGGACGCGGTGGGGGCGTATCCCTGGCAGTTGTCCGGCGGTATGCAACAGCGGGTGGCCATCGCCCGCGCGCTGGCCTACGAGCCCCGGGTGCTGCTGATGGACGAGCCGTTCGCGGCGGTCGACGCCCAGACCCGGGCCGAGCTGGAGGACCTGGTACGGCGGTTGTGGCGGGAGCGGGGCATCACGATCCTGTTCGTCACCCACGACATCGACGAGGCCGTCTACCTCGGCGAGCGGGTCATCGTGCTGTCCGCCTCCCCCACCGTCGTCCAGGAGCAGCTGAAGATCGATCTCCCCGACGAGCGGGACCAGTTGCACACCCGGGTGGCCCCGCGCTTCGCCGAGCTGAGGACCCATGTGTACGAGCAGATCCAGGCGGCGAAGCGCGGGACACCGGTCGCGAAGTCGGATGCGCCTACTTGGCGGCCCACAGCCCCCGGACATGGCCCAGGTGCCGGGTCATGACCTCGCGGACCGCGTGCTCGTCGCGGGCCAGCAGGGCGTCGAGGAGTTCGAGGTGCTCCTCGGCGGAGGCCAGCAGCCGGCCCGCCTTCACCAGCGCGGTGAGGCCGTAGAGGCGGGAGCGGCCGCGCAGGTCGCCGACCACCTCGACCAGGTGGGTGTTGCCCGCGAGGGCGAGCAGGCCGAGGTGGAAGCGGGTGTCGGCCTCGACGTACGCGATGAGGTCGCCGGCCGCCGCGGCCTGCACGATCTCACGGGCGGCCGGGCGCAGCGCCTCCAAGGAGACCGCGTCGGCGGTCCTGGCCAGCTCCACCACCGTGGGGATCTCGATGAGCGCGCGGATGTGCTTGTACTCGTCGAGCTGCTTCTCGGAGACCTCTGTGACCCGGAAGCCCTTGTTGGGCACGGTGTCGACCAGGCCCTCCTTGGCCAGATCGAGCATGGCTTCGCGCACCGGGGTGGCCGAGACACCGAAGCGGGCGGCCAGGGTCGGCGCGGAGTACACCTCGCCGGGCAGGAGTTCGCCGGCGATCAGCGCGGCCCGTAGGGCGTCGGCGACCCGCTCGCGGTAGCTGCGCTTCTTGCCGCCCAGCGAGGGCAGGGAGGGGGCGCCGGCGGGCTGGGCGGGCATAGGGAGGTCTCCTAGGGAATGCAATGTCACGCGTCACCGGCATTATCCCCGGTGGGCGGATCGGGCTAGAGAACGAACCCGGCCGGAAACGGATCGTCCGGATCGAGCAGGTACTGGGCCGTCCCGGTGATCCAGGCGCGGCCGGTGAAGCTGGGCAGGACGGCGGGCCGCCCGGCGACCTCGGTGGTGCCGAGGAGCCGCCCGGTGAACCGGGTGCCGATGAAGGACTCGTTGACGAACTCGGTGTGCAGCGGGAGTTCGCCGCGCGCGTGCAGCTGGGCCATCCGGGCGCTGGTGCCGGTGCCGCAGGGCGAGCGGTCGAACCAGCCCGGGTGGATGGCCATGGCGTGCCGGGAGTGGCGGGCGGTGGCGCCGGGGGCGATCAGGTGGACGTGGTGGCAGCCGCGGATGGACGGATCCTCCGGGTGTACGGGTTCGGCCTCCGCGTTGATCGCCTCCATGAGGGACAGGCCCGCCTTGAGGATGTCGTCCTTGCGGGCGCGGTCGAAGGGCAGCCCGAACTCCTCCAGCGGCAGGATGGCGTAGAAGTTGCCGCCGTATGCCAGGTCATATGTCACCGTGCGCCCGTCGGGCAGTGCGATCTTGCGGTCGAGGGCGACGGAGAAGGACGGCACGTTCTTCAGCGTGACCGCCTTCGCGGCCCCGCCCTCCACCGCGACCTCGGCGACGACGAGTCCGGCCGGGGTGTCGAGCCGGATGGTGGTGACCGGTTCGACGACCTCGACCATGCCGGTCTCCACCAGCACGGTCGCCACGCCGATCGTGCCGTGCCCGCACATCGGCAGATAGCCGGAGACCTCGATGTAGATCACGCCCCAGTCGCAGTCGGGGCGGGTGGGCGGCTGGAGGATGGCGCCGCTCATCGCCGAGTGGCCGCGCGGCTCGTTCATCAGGAGCTGCTTGATGTCGTCGCGGTGCTCACGGAACCACAGGCGCCGTTCGTTCATGGTGGCGCCCGGGACCGTGCCGATGCCGCCGGTGACGACCCTGGTGGGCATGCCTTCGGTGTGCGAGTCGACGGCGTGCAGGACGAGTCTGCTGCGCATGGCCGCTACGCCAATCCGGCCGCGACGGCCTGCTCGGTGGCGGCCCTGACGGCGGCCTCCTGCTCGGGCAGCAGCGGGACGCGCGGCGGGCGCACGGGACCGCCGTACCGCCCCACGATGTCCATGGACAACTTGATGGCCTGCACGAACTCGACCTGGGAGTCCCAGCGCAGCAGCGGGTGCAGTTGCGCGTACAGCTTCCTGGCGGTGTCCAGGTCCCCGGCGACGGCCGCGCGGTACAGCTCGACGCTCGCGCGAGGCAGCGCGTTCGGGTAGCCCGCCACCCAGCCCTTGGCGCCGGCCAGTGCCAGCTCCAGCAGGACGTCGTCGGCGCCGATCAACAGGTCGAGTTCCGGGGCCAGTTCGGCGATGCGGTAGGCGCGGCGGACGTCGCCGGAGAACTCCTTGACCGCGTGGATGTGGCCCTCGGCGTGCAGTTTGGCGAGCAGTTCCGGCACCAGGTCGACCTTGGTGTCGATGGGGTTGTTGTACGCCACGACCGGCACGCCCGCCTTCGCGACCTCGGCGTAGTGCGACAGCACCGAGCGTTCGTCGGCGCGGTAGGCGTTGGGCGGCAGCAGCATCACGGAGGCGCAGCCCGCGTCGCGTGCCTGCTCGGCCCAGCGGCGGGCCTCGGCGGAGCCGTAGGCGGCGACGCCGGGCATCACCCGCTCGCCGCCGATGGCGGACACCGCGGTCTCGACGACCTTGGCCCGCTCCTCGGGGGTGAGGACCTGGTACTCGCCGAGCGAGCCGTTCGGCACGACGCCGTCACAGCCGTTCTCGACGAGCCACGCGCAGTGCTCGGCGTACCGGGCGTGGTCCACGGAGAGGTCGTCGGTGAGCGGAAGGGCGGTGGCGACGAGGACGCCGCGCCAGGGGCGGGGGTCGGTGGTGGTCATACGGGCTCCTCGATGATCGGTGAAGTGTGACATGTCACTGGTTCCAAATGACTCACGCGTCGCCGTCCGCCTCCCCGGCCCGCGCCAGCACCCCGAGCGGCACCGGCCGGGCGAACGGCCGCCGGGACGGGGTCAGGGCGCACCCGGCGAGTCCCGCGACCGCCGGTCCGCACACCCGCCCCTGGCACCAGCCCATTCCGGCCCGGGTCAGCAGCTTGACGGTCCGCGCGTCCCCGGCGCCGAGTTCCTCGACGGCCTCGCGGACCGCGCCGCCGGTGACCTCCTCGCAGCGGCACACCACGGTGTCGTCGGTGATCAGCGACGTCCAGTGCGCGGGCGGCGCGTACACGCCGTCGAGCGCGGCGAAGAAGGCCCGCAGCCGGGTCCGGGTCCGCGCGGCCGCCGCCCACGCGCGCGGGTCGGGCTCGGTCCCGTGCAGCCGGGCCGCCGCGGACCGGCCCGCGATGTGCCCCTCGGCCAGGGAGAGCACGGCCCCGCCGATGCCGGTGGTCTCCCCCGCCGCCCAGACGCCGGGTACATCGGTGCGCTGCTCCGCGTCGACGTGCACGGCGACTCCGTCGAGCCGGCAGCCGAGGGTCTCGGCGAGGTCGGTGTGCGGCAGCATGCCGTGGCCGACGGCCAGGGTGTCGCACGGGATCCGGCGCCCGGTGCCGGGCCTGGTCCGCCCGGCGCGGTCGAGCGCGGCCACCGTCACCGCCTCAAGGCGCTCGGTGCCGTGCGCCTCGACGACGGTGTGCCGGGCGAGCGTGGGCACCCGGTGCCGGAGCAGCCGGGCCGCGTACCCGGCGCCTTCGACGACCTTCGCGGGCTCGGCGAGCAGCGCCCGGGAGCGCCGTACGAAGCCCAGGGGGTCGGCCGATTCCACGAGGGCCGCGACCTCGACGCCCGCCGCCGCAAGGCCGGTGGCGACCGGCAGCAGCAGCGGTCCGGTCCCGGCGACGACCGCGGTACGGCCGGACACCGCCAGGGAGCCCTTGAGCATGGCCTGGGCGCCGCCCGCGGTGAGGACACCGGGGAGGGTCCAGCCGGGGAAGGGCAGCACCTTCTCGTAGCCGCCGGTGGCCAGGAGCACGGCGTCGGCGTGCACCTCGGCCGGGTCGGTCTGCTCGGGGCCGAGGAGGGCCCGCAGGGTGAAGCCCGCGCGGGGGCCGCGTTCGACGAGCCAGACGTGATGGTCCGTCAAGTGCCGTACGAAGTCGGCGTGTTTGCGCATTCCGTCGCGCAGTCGCTCCCAGGTGCGCCATTGGTGGTGGAGGGCTTCGGGGCGGCGGGCACCGAGATCCGACGCGGGCTGCCGGTAGAACTGGCCGCCCGCCTCCGGGGCCGCGTCGATCAGGGTGACCCGTACGCCGTGGGCGGCGGCCGCGAGGGTCGCGGCGAGGCCCGCGGGGCCCGCGCCGATCACCGCGAGGTGCGGTCGGTCAGTCATCGTGGCCCGTCCCCTCCTGGGTGCGGATCGCGTCGCCGGGGTGCAAGGGCACCAGACAGGCGCGTTGGTTGGGGCGGTCGTTGACGGTCACCAGGCAGTCGAAGCAGATGCCGATGCCGCAGAAGACACCGCGTGGGCGGCCCGCGCCGCGGGTGCCGCGCCAGGAGGTGATCCCGGCCGCCCAGAGCGCGGCGGCCACCGTCTGTCCGGGCAGCGCCTCGATCTCCCGGCCGTCCAGGGTGACGGTGAAGGCGGGTCCCGGGCGGGCTCCGGCCAGGTCCAGGGGTGTTCTCACGCGGCCTCCTCGGGGGCGGGGAAGCGGTCGGGGCGGAAGGGCGTCAGGCTCAGGTCGGGGCTCTTGCCGGTCAGCGCCTGGGTGATGAGGTGTGCGGTGCCGGTGGCGAGGCCGATTCCGGCGCCCTCGTGCCCGCAGGCGTGGTGCAGTCCCGGGACCCGGGGGTCGGGGCCGATGGCGGGCAGATGGTCGGGGAGGTACGGGCGGAACCCGGCGTAGGAGCGCAGGGCGCGGACGTCGGCCAGGACGGGGAAGAGCCGGGTCGCTCCGGCGGCCAGGGCGCGGACGACGGACAGCGAGAAGGTGCGGTCGAACCCGACCCGTTCCCGGCTGGCGCCGATCAGTACCGGTCCGGCGGCGGTGCCCTCCACGACCGGGGAGGTCTGGAGCGCGGCGGAGTCGCTGGCCACGTCGGCCACGTAGTCGGCGGCGTAGACCTTGTGGTGGATCAGGCGCGGGAACGGTTCGGTGACCAGGACGAAGCCGCGGCGCGGGAGGACCGGGAGGTGGGTGCCGGCGAGGGCGGCCAGGTCGCCGCCCCAGGTCCCGGTGGCGTTGACGACCGCCGGGGCATGGAGGTCCCCGCGGTCGGTGCGGACGCCGCGGACCGTGCCGTCGGGGGTGCGCAGGACGGCCGTCACGGTGTGGCCGGTCAGCAGGCGGGCGCCCGAGGCGCGGGCGAGGACGGCGGCGGCGAGGGCGGGCATGACCTGGCAGTCCTGCGGGTACAGCACACCGCCGGGCAGGCCCTTGGCCAGGTGGGGTTCGAGGTCGTACAGCCCCTCCCCCACGACGGTCTCGGCGACGACTCCGGCCGCGCGCTGCCGGTCGGCGAAGCGGTCCAGGGCCGTGAGGCCGTCCGGCGTCGAGGCGACGACCACGCCGCCCTTGGCCTCGTACTCGACGGACTCCCCGAACTCCTCGGCGACTTCCGCCCAGAGGCGGAGCGAGAGGAGAGCCAGGTCCAGTTCCGGACCGGGCTCCTTGTCGGAGACCAGGAGGTTGCCCTCTCCGGCGCCGGTGGTGCCGCCCGCCACCGGGCCACGGTCGACGAGGATCACGTCGAGGCCCGCCCGGGTCGCGTAGAAGGCGCAGGCCGCGCCCACCATTCCGGCTCCGACGACCACGACATCGCAGGTCAGTCGCTTGCTCACGCCAGTACTATGTCACATACTTCTCTTGCTGGGAACGTCAACGGAACACCAACCACACGGAAGAGGTGCCCGACGTGGCGAAGGGCCGAAAGAACGGTCTGTACCGAGGGATCTCCGAGGAACTCTCCGCACTGATGCGCACGGGCTGGGCCGACACCGAGCGCAGGGATCTGCTCCCCGCCGAGCAGTCGACCTACGCGGCCCGCCGCCGCGCCGCCCTCTCGGCGCTGTTCCCGGGCGAGCGGCTGATCGTGCCCTCGGGCGGCCTGCGGACCCGCTCCAACGACACGCACTATCCGTTCCGCCCGTACTCCGGCTATGTGCATCTGACGGGCGACCAAGCCCGGGACGGCGCCCTGGTGCTGGAGCCGCGCCCCGACGGCGGCCATGACGCGCACTGCTACCAACTCCCCCGCGACAGCCGGGACAGCGACGAGTTCTGGGCCGGCTACACCGCCGAACTGTGGATGGGCCGCCGCCGTACGCTCGCCGAGTCGGAGCTCGTGCTGGGCCTGCCCTGCCGTGACATCCGCACTGTCGCCGAGGACCTCACCCACTCCTCCCCCGCGCCCACCCGGATCGTCCGCGGCGTCGACCCGGCGCTGGAGGCGGTCGTCGACACCGACGAGGCGCGCGACGACGCCCTGGAGGAGGCGGTGTCCGGGCTGCGGCTGGTCAAGGACGACTGGGAGATCGGCGAGCTGCGCCGCGCCGTCGACGCCACGGTCCGCGGCTTCACCGATGTCGTACGGGAGTTGTCGCAGGCCGTCGCCACCTCGGAGCGCTGGATCGAGGGCACCTTCTTCCGCCGCGCCCGGGTCGACGGCAACGACGTCGGCTACGGCTCGATCTGCGCCGCCGGGGAGCACGCCACGATCATGCACTGGCAGGACAACGACGGCCCCGTCCGGCCGGGCGAACTCCTGCTGCTGGACGCGGGCGTCGAGACCCGCACCCTCTACACCGCGGACGTCACCCGCACCCTCCCGATCAACGGCACCTTCAACCCCCTCCAACGGAAGGTCTACGACGCCGTGTTCGAGGCCCAGGAGGCGGGCATGGCGGCCGTCAAGCCGGGCGCGCACTACCGCGACTTCCATGAGGCGGCCCAACGCTCGCTCACCGAGCGGCTGGTGGCCTGGGGCTTCATCGAGGGCCCCGCCGAGCGGGCCTACGAGCTGGGCCTGCAACGGCGGTTCACCATGGCGGGCACCGGGCACATGCTGGGCCTGGACGTCCACGACTGCGCCCAGGCGCGCAACGCGGACTACGTGGACGGCGTGCTGGAGCCCGGCATGGTGCTCACCGTCGAGCCCGGACTGTACTTCCAGCCCGACGATCTGACCGTGCCCGAGCAGTGGCGGGGCATCGGGGTGCGCATCGAGGACGACCTCCTCGTCACCGCCGACGGTCACGAGAACCTGTCGGCGGCGCTGCCGCGCTCGGCAGCCGAAGTGGAGGCGTGGATGCGGGAGTTCGCGGGCTGAGCGAAGCCGCGGGGTCCAGCCGACTCTCACAAGATGCCGAGTCCTGACCAGGCGCCGTCGGCGACCTGAACGCCGACGGTGCCCGTCAGACCTCGGGGACGGGCACCACGCTCAGGTGGGCCGCCGTGCGGCGCGGACGTCCGGCCCGGCGCGCGGGGGGCGTCGCGCGGCGCGTGTCGCGCAGGACGAGCGTCATCCGCGTGTAGCCCATGTCCTTGAGGACGCCGGGGGTCTCGTCGACGATCCGGCAGTCGGTGGCGCCCCAGCGCGGGTCCGGGTGGAGCAGCGGCCGTACGGCGCCGTCGTGGGCGAGGGCCTGTTCGCCGACCGTGCGGATCCACAGCGGCAGGCCGTGCCGGTAGGCGGCCTCCATGATCGGGTCCTGGGCGATGTCCCGGCGGATGGCCTGGAGTCCGTGGTCGTGACCGTGCCGCTCCACGGCGGCCGCGAAGTTCGCCAGCATCGGCAGGCACCAGCTGGA from Streptomyces davaonensis JCM 4913 encodes the following:
- a CDS encoding NAD(P)/FAD-dependent oxidoreductase, coding for MTDRPHLAVIGAGPAGLAATLAAAAHGVRVTLIDAAPEAGGQFYRQPASDLGARRPEALHHQWRTWERLRDGMRKHADFVRHLTDHHVWLVERGPRAGFTLRALLGPEQTDPAEVHADAVLLATGGYEKVLPFPGWTLPGVLTAGGAQAMLKGSLAVSGRTAVVAGTGPLLLPVATGLAAAGVEVAALVESADPLGFVRRSRALLAEPAKVVEGAGYAARLLRHRVPTLARHTVVEAHGTERLEAVTVAALDRAGRTRPGTGRRIPCDTLAVGHGMLPHTDLAETLGCRLDGVAVHVDAEQRTDVPGVWAAGETTGIGGAVLSLAEGHIAGRSAAARLHGTEPDPRAWAAAARTRTRLRAFFAALDGVYAPPAHWTSLITDDTVVCRCEEVTGGAVREAVEELGAGDARTVKLLTRAGMGWCQGRVCGPAVAGLAGCALTPSRRPFARPVPLGVLARAGEADGDA
- a CDS encoding NAD(P)/FAD-dependent oxidoreductase, with protein sequence MSKRLTCDVVVVGAGMVGAACAFYATRAGLDVILVDRGPVAGGTTGAGEGNLLVSDKEPGPELDLALLSLRLWAEVAEEFGESVEYEAKGGVVVASTPDGLTALDRFADRQRAAGVVAETVVGEGLYDLEPHLAKGLPGGVLYPQDCQVMPALAAAVLARASGARLLTGHTVTAVLRTPDGTVRGVRTDRGDLHAPAVVNATGTWGGDLAALAGTHLPVLPRRGFVLVTEPFPRLIHHKVYAADYVADVASDSAALQTSPVVEGTAAGPVLIGASRERVGFDRTFSLSVVRALAAGATRLFPVLADVRALRSYAGFRPYLPDHLPAIGPDPRVPGLHHACGHEGAGIGLATGTAHLITQALTGKSPDLSLTPFRPDRFPAPEEAA
- a CDS encoding (2Fe-2S)-binding protein, encoding MRTPLDLAGARPGPAFTVTLDGREIEALPGQTVAAALWAAGITSWRGTRGAGRPRGVFCGIGICFDCLVTVNDRPNQRACLVPLHPGDAIRTQEGTGHDD
- a CDS encoding MmyB family transcriptional regulator codes for the protein MAYQAGGQRSAPRPVPENPEAQAYLQDYATLLEAVSFPSVVLDHRWDVVLANTAFASLFRGVDPHPTAMPGENFLRFVLFHPDAGTVLGDHESSWCLPMLANFAAAVERHGHDHGLQAIRRDIAQDPIMEAAYRHGLPLWIRTVGEQALAHDGAVRPLLHPDPRWGATDCRIVDETPGVLKDMGYTRMTLVLRDTRRATPPARRAGRPRRTAAHLSVVPVPEV
- a CDS encoding aminopeptidase P family protein produces the protein MAKGRKNGLYRGISEELSALMRTGWADTERRDLLPAEQSTYAARRRAALSALFPGERLIVPSGGLRTRSNDTHYPFRPYSGYVHLTGDQARDGALVLEPRPDGGHDAHCYQLPRDSRDSDEFWAGYTAELWMGRRRTLAESELVLGLPCRDIRTVAEDLTHSSPAPTRIVRGVDPALEAVVDTDEARDDALEEAVSGLRLVKDDWEIGELRRAVDATVRGFTDVVRELSQAVATSERWIEGTFFRRARVDGNDVGYGSICAAGEHATIMHWQDNDGPVRPGELLLLDAGVETRTLYTADVTRTLPINGTFNPLQRKVYDAVFEAQEAGMAAVKPGAHYRDFHEAAQRSLTERLVAWGFIEGPAERAYELGLQRRFTMAGTGHMLGLDVHDCAQARNADYVDGVLEPGMVLTVEPGLYFQPDDLTVPEQWRGIGVRIEDDLLVTADGHENLSAALPRSAAEVEAWMREFAG